In Pygocentrus nattereri isolate fPygNat1 chromosome 3, fPygNat1.pri, whole genome shotgun sequence, the DNA window CAGTCTCTGTCACATACATATAACACCACCGATCATCACCAAGAGTACTTTCAATCCCTTTCCCTGTAATTAAGAAGAACAGAAAGTCCACCACTGCACTCTAACAAAACAGGTCATAGGAtggcaaaaacatgaaaactaaTCTACCGTTCAAACAttagagcagcacagtgaaagCAATTCCAATTCGCTTTCATGAAAGTTTTCAAGTGTCCAAATACAATTAGGCTACTCACACATCACTATGCTGGTAATAAATGATCAAAGATAATTGTCCCTATTtctgaaagaatgaaaataCAGACTTAAACAGAGTGAAGAATTCATGAGTGTTCTACAACATGTAATTCAGCAACTGTCAACTGGCTTCTGTTACAAGTGTGCTTCAAATCTAtggattttctgttctttctctacAGAGAGATACGTTGAAATAATTGTCTGATGTAAACATATGCTACAGAATCAGCAGATTGGAAAACACTAGAGTAAGTAAAGCATAAATCTGCACTCTGGCATCTTTACTTCAGTGAAGTTTTAAAACTCTTGCAGTTTAAGGCGACTTATTTCAAAACTGCAATTTTTGCTCCATTTTTTATGAATTGTATtattctacatcatttgaacacagcatctgtcctttacattgtatgaacatttcatgatgaccagtagaaatgttccaaaagcTGGACTGAGATTTCTTTATGctagcttacattaaaagtaaagaatgtttcgccttctcctgtaaagttaccgttttggaggtactttttttttctttgacagcAATATGTTTGACACTCTTAAGCCTGTTGTAATCTTTATCATGACTTATCATGTAGACACAACTGATAAATGAATGCATAAAATGAACtcttttttcagcctaatccCTGTCTGCCTCATTCATATTGTAATGTCATTCGGACAGTTATTTGGAACAACTGctcattggcttctattataagtttGGTTTTTTTAATTAACGTTGTTGCtattttaattttgtctgtGGTAACTGACCACTAGGTTTGGATGCAGCAGATAGTAATtgggttgaaaaatgctggagtattcctttaaaggcAAACGGTCTGGGACTGTCTAGTAAAATATCTGTACCAAACTGAAATCTCCTTTACAGACTAGACTGCTCTGTAGGCCTTAAGGGCATGTGAGaagctgagaaagagagaaagggacagtaTTTATTCCTTGTGGAGTCTGAGACACTGCTCTGTCTGGGGTGTTCATTTCCTGCAGGGCTCCAGTGTAGGTGAGAGGTGGGTGTTGTGTTTCCTGCCCACTGTAGAAGGCCCAGTGAAGTAGAGGGTGGGGGTGTGTTTAGAAAGCATCTGAATCTGCTTCACAGTTTGACGAGAAGAATGACATTACAAAAGCCCTGTGTAATGGCTACTGAACTTTTGCAATGTAACTTTGGGGgttcttttgactttttttacacattgatgactgctcttctctttctcacacgCTAATTCACAGTTTTCAAGCAAAGCAGACAGAAATGTGGTTGTTTCACAGTGAAACCCTGCATTAGCGAGGTGACTTTGGACGTCACGCCAGAAACCATGGACCTCTAGTCTGAATGGAACTTTCCCCCTGTCTGTGctgatgtctgtctgtgtgtgtgtgtgtgtgtgtgtgtgtgtgtgtgtgggaaggTTGTGCCTCTATAAGCGAATGTAGGTTAGGTCAACAACACGGCAGCTTCCTCCAGCTCACAGCCTTTGGCCTGAGCCACAGTGCCATCTGTCGGCTCAGTGCGGGTTTCTATGTGTGCATTTGAGTTAGGTCACCTCTCCTTTCTTTACCTTCACTTTCTTTGCTATATCAGCTAAATAGTGTACTAGAATTTGTGTGAACAGTGTTATTGATCAGCACATTCCTGCTTAAAGAGTATAATTTGTTAATGCCTTTGAAAACTTCAGTGCTTTTCAACTCAATCTGAGGTCTTGGGCAATATGGGTGGTCAGAAAGACTGCACACAGTGAAAGTGGGGAGAAAAACACTCTAAACGTCTCCACATGACTCTTCAACAATCCTCTGGAGGCTTAAAagaatactccagcatttttccaTTACCACAAACAATCAATTTGATATATTTCACTGCACTTTGCTGGTGATGAGAACAGCAGAATTATTGTCCTTGATAATCAGCTGTGTGATACGAGTGTGTCAAATAAAGGTTAGGTTAAGTAACCCAGAAATACTCATTCCTTCAAGGCACAAATGCTTTTTGTTCTGACCACCCATGCTGCCCAAGCCCTCACTGAAGCACTGGACTGCAGCTCCCTTCTTGCTGGTTTTCCTTCACACACCACTACTCCCATACAAAGCATCTGCAATGATGGCGCCTGCCTGGTCCACAGCCTCCCATAATTCTCTCATGTGATTCTCCTGACTCCTAGTTGCAGCAGAAGTCCAGGTCTCAGCTTTGAGCATCATATTTATAGGCTTAAGCATTGTTCCTCACTAGCTCGATGGTCCAGATTTACAGTGCAGTGTGGTAATTGAGATAATCTGTTTTAGAAAATCTTTTGGTCCAAGTATGCTTTAGTAGCTTGCAATCCCACTGTGACATTCTTATCAAaatctacatagcaccaaaaaaaggtatttgtttttaacaatagaggaaccctttttggtgctaggtATAACCATATGTAACCAGTTCTCCCATCTTGATGCAAAGAGTATTCAagcattcttttttttcaagCTGTCACGGGTTaatttagtaaagaaccctcaaCTTTAataaataacccttgaagaacccctTTGTAGTGTGTAGAACATTCTGATTGagttccatccattttccaagccacttccccgtcagggtcgtgggggggtgctggagcctatcccagcagtcttcgggcggaaggcaggatacaccctggacaggtcgccagtccatcgcagggcagacagacagacacagacagtcactcacacctaggggcaatttagcacgtccaattggcctgactgcatgcctttggacggaaaccggagaacccggaggaaacccacgcagacacggggagaacatgcaatctccacacagagaggaccctggtcacccggcaggggaatcgaacctaggccctccttgctgtgaggtgacagtgctacccatCACACCACCATGCCGCCTCTGACTGAGTTCATCTTCTGCAAAACAGCTCAGTTTCTTCTGAGTGACTCTTTGAACTTGCATAGTGCTTTTTGTATTACAGTGACTGCGTTTATTattagctttatttattatgttagACTTTCCATTACTCTTGCACCTATCTATGGTTTGCTGCTCCTctcaaaactacacacacactagggggcagtgggcagccctatccacagcgcccagggagcaattgggcattaggtgtcttgctcaaggacacctcagtcacggactgtcagcactggggattgaactggcaaccttccagtcacagggccagtttgTCTTCACTGTGAGTTTAACTTGGAATGTAATGGATTTATTCCAAGAAATTCCgaagcatttttattggtccattcttcatgaaattttcacacaatgtaaaggacagctgctgtttttcaaaggatttagaaaatttaaaataattttggatCACAATGATAATCAAACACTTGTTTGAGACTCAGTAATTTCCAGTGGtagacagtaactaagtaaatgtcaTTAGTTACTTAAGAAGTTTTTTCGTGTAtgtgtactttacttaagtatttccatttgattttttactttcactccactacatttcaaaatctaatatcttactttttactccactacattatgcaaaatgtgttgctccttttggtttatgtatgtacaaaaatgtaacatatcaaaacgaaagaagcgtgacgcaagaacaccaatcagggtgCATATGATGCAGTGCAAGCACccggttcaatgtcagtgcagcagtgtaaaattttgggagtgtctattcaacataaatggtggaactaacctaactttgtgtaaatagaccacaatatagaaatatgttatatatatatgcatatatatgcaGTCGTGGCagatgtcttttttctgaatttatacaaacactttcattttatagtaaatttgttttggctagtttatgtttatgaacagagacctacagatcaatatagtaaaggaaacttaaagcaagtttttattaaacttaaattaatcttttagcacttttacttttgatacttaaatatatttgaaggcaaatacttttgtacttttactcaagtgaaggtctaaagggaggacttctacttttactggagtaatgttttaacttgggtatctctactttaattcaagtacatggtttgtgtacttcatccaccactggtaGTTCATAGTCTCAAATAAGTTGTGCAACTAGAGAAATCAGAACTTTTGCTTCATGAGACACATTTAATCTCACCCATGCATAGAGTTTTTTTTAGTAACACTTCATTCATGAGCAACATTCTAAAGGTTACCTGACTTTAACATAACATTTAACATAAGGCTTTGATAACAGTCCTAAACCTATAAAGCTTTAAACAGACCTGTTCCTCTTGTCGTAAAGGCTGCTTCTGTCCATTTTGATGTCATTTAACATAAGCCAGTGCTATGACTTGAACTTGATACTTGTTGGAacaagcctttataaatgtctaTATAAATTTATGGCAATGGTCATGAAAGGCTAACATAGAAGTctgcccttcagtaaagtgttataGTTTTGGTATTCAAAGATTCAAATAATACTTTACACCCATATGTCTAACCATGACATGACCCACTTGGGCTTGTACCAAAGGTTTAGCACACACCCTTTTAGGGTTTCTTAGCAACCTTTAAAACTATACGACTCTCTGCAGAAGGAATAAAAATCCAGGACAGAGTGACAAAATCACAAATCGGAACTACAGGTGACCAAAATACACAACCAGTTACTTGGATGATTGTCAAGTTTAATGAAAGTCAAAGAGCATGAGAAAAAATAACTCTGAACTTCACACTTAAAGGCCATTAAGCCTCAATAAGAGCTTGGGCAATGTGCTTAACTGGATGGAACAAATTAAGATTTGGTGTTAAGATGGTGTTCTGCTTAGTGCTGTAAAACATCAACCAAGTTATACAGCATTCCGTGATTCAACACCGCCTTGTAAATGGTGGTTTATTCAGCTGAAGACTTGGAAACATCAGTGAATTAGCTTTGCTCCATATACTTCACTGTTCTCACAAAGAAAGCAATGAGTACTTAATTAACTCTTTTGTCCTTCTTTTCACAACTGGAAATAATGTGCTTAGCTTTAAACTGTCCAAGGATAAACACTAACCACATTTCTTAATCTAAAAAGACGCACATCTTGACAGACCAAGGCAAAGATAACTTGTCCTCAAAGTGGGACAGTGTGAATAGTATGTAGTAATTTTAGGGATGTACAAATAATATAAGCAGATCTAACTGGATGAATAATTTTCTCTTCATCTGCTCTTTATAGCTGCTATGAATGCTCCTCATTCATATAACTGTGTCTGATTGTTAGAGGAATCTAGAGTCCTCTCTCCACGTATTCATTTAATTTgacagttcttttttttctacattctCTGGTTGTTTGTCAGTCATGTTTAAaaccatgtaaataaaatactttaagctacactatgtaagatttgagGACTTGGGATTtgggagacctctctggtggaaatgtattATTGTATACAACctgcagaacattttgtaatgttggtTGTGCTTTAGACACCTTAATCAATGGGATGAATCCGATGACTGCAagtgtgttgaaagagtattcaaagagaactcagtcaaaacataAAGGCCATGTCTTCTGAGGACGTAAAGTGAATTATACTCAcgagccactttattaggtagttcagttgcttgttaacacaaacagcgaATCatccaatcacatggccgcaactcaattcatgtaggcatgtagaggtggtcaagacaacttgctgaagtgcaaactgagcatcagaatgggggaagaaaggggatttaagtggctttgaacgtggcgtggttgttggcgccagacgggctggtctgagtatttcagaaactgctgatctactgggattttcatgcacaatcatctctagggtttacagagaatggtctgaaaaagagaaaatatccagtgagcggcagttgtgtggacgaaaatgtcttgttgatgtgagaggtcagagaataggcagactggttcgagatgatagaaaggcaacagcaactGAAATAACcagccaaaatctctgaggaacgtttccaacaccttgttgaaagtatgccacaaagaattaaggcagttctgaaggcaaaaggaggtccaaccttgtacctaataaagtggctggtgagtgtatatactaCTATCATCATATCTTCAATAGTTTAATACTAATTTTGCATTCGAGACATTGAGCTGGACCATCTTTTTGAGCCTGCGCGTGATGCCAACACAAGATGTatgatgtggtctgaaaaaTTTTGTCTGACCCAAAGCCTTTGACTTTTATATTATGATTTCAGGCTTCATGAGGAGGCTCACATTAGCACATGCAcaacatattttagcatgtttttttttcttctgactcAATCTTTCAGTTTCAAAGAAAATATCTACTATGGTGCATCTTAAAGTTTTTTTCCTATTTACATTCATATTGTTTTGAGAATTTAAATGAACAAGAACACCTATTCTGTCCTCCTTTATCTCAGGACTGACCAGCTCATTTCATGGTTGCTCTAAAATGAAGCCTTGCTGTCCTCTAGTGGACAAACGtgtatttaaaacaataaatgtcAAACAAGCTTCTTCATTGCTGAGATCACCCACCAAGGCCTCTGGGATGGGGTCATTAATAGAACAGATCCATTCAGAGAAACTATGAAAGAAGTGAGCGAGTGAAGTGTGATTATAGTACATTTTAGTAacttaacatttatttttcattatttcagctTTGTGCCAAATATGACAaagaataatgtaaaaataattaaaaataaaagttattatACCAAATgacattatttacacatttgtGCAGCTCTGTTTAAGTAAAGAACATAAGGTTATGTAATATAAAGCGCATCCTAACTTATTTAATAATAAGCTGCATTTATACTGAGTTGAATTTTTTTACTTCATTACATCCCTTCGATCCATCAGCTGCATTCTCGTCCATGTGCATGAACCATGAGGTGATAAATACAGAACATTACAGCAATAAAGGCTGCCAACAGATCCACACCATAATCAAAGTGGTTCATAATTATATTTTCCATCTGtcttaaataactaaaatattCAATGATGGCCCTCTCTGTGTATTATATAGACATTAAAGGCATTCCACAGTGTCTGATAAACAGATCACCTCCATGAGAGCATCTTAAAAAGCAAAGAGGAACCCAATTTCTTCTCTTTGTTTAGTTTGTCACACATACAGCATCAAGAAGATTGAGGTGGGTGAACAAACGAAGCTCAGCATCAGGACGTAAAAAGTTGGCTCCATCACCAGGTAAAACCCCAGTTCTTCATCCATAACTTAAGAGCATAAACGCATACTCCAGAGATGATTCTTCAGTTTTTACAAGTGATAAATATGATTATTCCACTATTCTACATCAGAACTATCATCATTTGTAGAATGATTCCAGCAGCTTGTGTTCGTCATTTTGGTAAACAGTGAAAGCTGAGTCGCTGCTGAAGACTTGGTGGCTTGGTGGTGAGGTTGACATGCTTTCCACCCCCTCCCTGACTGAGCTCAACATTAAATGAACCCTGGGAAGTGATGCTGCAGGAGCAGAATGACGCCCACCAGCAGCAGGCCACAAAGCAACAGCACCAGCCATACTGGAACAGATCCTGGACACAAAGGCAAAAAACACGCTAAATCCTCAGTTGCATCATAGTGATTACAAAAGTGCTTTATAGAGTCAATTCCTTTAACAGATTGTAATTGTCAAAGTGAATGTGATaactggtaaaaaaaataaataaaagtaatggacagataaatgaataaagtgtCCAATACTAAGCCATATTTCAAGTAGTTCTCCTGAAATGTTAGTTTCTAGCATCAGTTATTAGCCACCGGATATTTCTTTTTATAGTCATTTAgataaacatttaataaaataattttaataagaTAAAAACTGTGATAAAAATATTGTACTTTTGTCTAACAACTTTTTTGAATAAAAACTAATGATAAAAGGCCCAGAAAAGGATCACTAGAATGAGCAAAAAAGATTTAAGTTTGCGTGCCCCAGTCAAGTTacatgttgtgttgatttttttttttaaaacctgattttctccccaatttagtcatttccaattcgacccgctacttaggactcccctaatcacacgatgctatcaacactaggagggtgaaggctagcacaggcttcctccgagacctgcaaaatcagccaccgcttcttttcgaactgccgctcacacaACGTCAAGGGACAGCCGAATGCGCTcggagtaaaaataaaaaataaaaaaaaataaattatatatatattataataaatatatatatatatatatatatatatattattaaccATAATATAGTTAGAAGGTGTCATTGTCAGAAAGTGTTTACAAAATTTTTAAAGTGCACTTGTGAAAACCATCTTTACCTTGGTTTCATACCAATATTCATCTTCTAATGAAAAAGAGGGACTATAcgttgaaaaaaaatctttaatttcAAAAGCACAAGCTTTTTACAGTTACCACATTCTCTGCTTTAAAGAGCTAAGAACTAAGGTAGGTAGTGAGTTACAAAAAGCAAATGCAGCCATTTGATATGACTGCAAAATCTGGGTACTCATTCAGTTCTTTAGAATATTAATAGGCTTTCTATTCCTATTTTTTATACACAAATATCCGTAAGAACTTTATATATGTGTAGAGAGGTCATAATAGTATAAATAATagtataaacaaaataatagtATGAAAACTGTTAATGAATCTGAACACCTTTTTTATCAAATCTTTCAGCCAACAGTAATTAAGAGATATGAAATGCTGAATATAATTATGAAGGGATTCAAATCAGTGGTGCATGATTTGATAACAGTGGTGTTATACTCAACCATATACACTCAATTCTATCACTGATGAACTCGTGCTAGCTTTTTTCATCAACACtggtaaaatataaaacatttaagcagCTTTGACTCTGGTTTGATATTTGCTCTTGTATTTTGTGCAGTCTTAATAGCTGAATATCTGCTCAATACTTCCAAATCCTCTTCATCTAAACCACATGAAAGTTATACTTACTCCGGCTGGGCACAGTATGAAGCTGGCAGCGACTGTCTACAGCCACACTGAACATGGCCACTTCATTACTTCCCTTAAGAGGTTTGATTTTGGGGGCATTAGGGAGGAAAGCCAGGTCTGTCACCACAATGCCATGTGATTCATGTACATAGTACAGCTTCTGTAGGATCCAGAAGAAGACATAACAAATGTTAGCAGAATAGATTACtaattttcactcatttttattagatttgCATACATGCTTGTATAGTTACCTGCAGAGAGAAAGCAATGTAGATAGCTACTGATCCTGTGATCGTGCCAAGGCCAAGAAATGTTCCAGAGTCACTTTAGAGTAAACATAAGAAGACGTCACAACATACAAATACCCAACAACAACTAATGAACAGGATGAGGCAGGTGTACACAACACCCATACTgaagggccagtgtccagcacagtttagcAGTTTCCCTACTCTAACACACTCATTAAACCTAGCAATCAACAAATAAGTTGAAAAaggtgtttgagcaggtaaatcaccagaCTGTGCTGAACACTGGAACTCCAAGACCAGAGCAGTACACCCCTGGGATAAGGGACTTTCAATCCCCACCTCACACCCAAGCAGGATATCACTTCATTGCCACATGTTTTAGTGAGCAGGGGCAGAAAACTCTTTCCATCCCATTTGGTGAGGTAGCATGGCAGCGGTTTGCGCTCCCTTTTGTGGGGAATCTGGACAGTATACAGTCTTAATGCATCCTTTTGGTCTTCAACCTTAGCAAacctaaaaataaacacagaaggAATTTTTGCAGGACTACTTTAGTTACAAGGCACTCCAGAAACATTCAAATTAATCTGTACCTGTTGCAATGTTAGGGTGAATAAGCAGATGTATGTAAACGGCATCTgtgtaacatcacaaaaacaattcgaAATTTGCAGCTTATTCCCTTTAGAGGACTGTACGGACAAGGGAGTGAATGGTTTGCATGGAAACACTGTCTGCATACTACATCAAgctcatttacttcaaaacagatTTGGTTTAAGCAGGGGAAACATGTTACATGTGGTAATCAACTGTGCATTACAGGCAGTGCTGACAGagattaggttaaaaaaaaggGAATTATGCCTTCAACACTTTACAGAGAATTATACAATTTGTCATCAGGAACAAAAAATTTGAGTAACTTACCGACATGACTGATAGCGATACATCTTCTCTGTGATATGCGGCATGTTGTCGTGCCAACATAATCCCAGTGCCAGTTGATCACCACTCCACACGTTACATGCAAAATCTCGCCCTACTGTCACGATGTGCTGAAAAGCACAAAGACgcaatgtgttttctgcttgtcTCTACTGAATAAAATTATTGCAAAGTTATAAtttatgaaaaaacaaaatctgCATGTACAACATCTATTACCATATCAATACCTTGTTATCAGGGCTGATATCTAAATCTTCTATTTCATCTTTGTGAGCTTTGAAGTTCAATTTCTCCTTCAAGGAGGGATACTGAAAGAAGAGTAAAGCATTGATGTTAATATGCAGCTGCGAGAGCAGCAATCAGCTGAAGTGACTCGGGGCTTGTCTAAGCATGCCCACCTCCCACACTCTGAGATAACCGTCGGCCCCTCCCGTCAGCAGCAGTTTCAGGTCAGAGCTGAAACGCACGCACTTCTGCACCGGGTCCTGAGGGCTGAGGTCCGACTTTAGCACTCCAACATCCTCCACAAGGATC includes these proteins:
- the preb gene encoding prolactin regulatory element-binding protein translates to MGRRKVPDLYRAPFPLYTVKIDPKTGLILTAGGGGASKTGIKNGVHFLSLELVGSQHSATLLHSHDTGTRATMNMALGGDVIAAGQDGNCNLMRFKQRAPKEGQSGSAKDGAGEQGGARRRGGKGQNGGGDVAQMKDESLQILVEDVGVLKSDLSPQDPVQKCVRFSSDLKLLLTGGADGYLRVWEYPSLKEKLNFKAHKDEIEDLDISPDNKHIVTVGRDFACNVWSGDQLALGLCWHDNMPHITEKMYRYQSCRFAKVEDQKDALRLYTVQIPHKRERKPLPCYLTKWDGKSFLPLLTKTCGNEVISCLGVSDSGTFLGLGTITGSVAIYIAFSLQKLYYVHESHGIVVTDLAFLPNAPKIKPLKGSNEVAMFSVAVDSRCQLHTVPSRRSVPVWLVLLLCGLLLVGVILLLQHHFPGFI